A stretch of DNA from Ochotona princeps isolate mOchPri1 chromosome 13, mOchPri1.hap1, whole genome shotgun sequence:
ccataaatctgattttgcaataaaaataaatcttaaagggagggaagagactgagatctgctggttcactgctcaaatgaccacaatggccagaagtcaggatctttatttatttgggttatccacatgggtgcaggatctagggatccaagtacttagttggggcatctgctgctgcttttccagcattACCTGATCttaactggagcagctgggatttgaacaaatatcatatgggatgctggtgtcttggGCAGTGGTTTTATCAACGTCAGCCCGTGTGCACATTTTGAAAATCATACCAATAAACTGTAAAATTCTTTGTAAAAAGATATGCTTAACTCCACTTTGATCCTTTCCATGGGCTTATTTTCTAGGGACCAATTCATTCCTTGACATTTTCTCCCAATGGGAGATTCCTGGCTACAGGAGCAACAGATGGCAGAGTACTCCTTTGGGATATTGGACATGGCTTGATGGTTGGAGAATTAAAAGGCCACACTGATACAGTCTGCTCACTTAGGTTCAGTAGAGATGGCGAAATTTTGGCATCAGGTAAATGTGAATGGTTTTATGGTAAATACTTAACAGAACAAACACATAGATTATATTTGGCAAGATGTCATCTAAAATGTGGATGCAACTAATGGTCTCCTTGGCTTTGTCTTAGGTTCAATGGACAATACAGTTCGGTTATGGGATGCTATCAAAGCATTTGAAGATTTAGAGACTGATGACTTTACTACAGCCACTGGGCACATAAACTTACCTGAGAATTCACAGGAGTTACTGCTAGGAACATATATGACCAAATCAACACCAGTTGTACACCTCCATTTTACTCGAAGAAACCTGGTTCTAGCTGCAGGAGCTTACAGTCCATAATAAACCATCAATATTGAAGACCTTTTGGAAGCTACTGTTTGAAAAAGGGAGACTAAAAGCAAATACCTCAGTGATTATTTAAGCTACAAAGAATGTTTTTATCTATATGGATCTGGAAGTATGCTGCTGCTTGGAAAATCTGAACAGGACGGTTCCACGTTTCTATAGCAACCACATTTAACTAATTTCCGTTAGTTGAATAGAGGTATTATGTTCGTGGAGGGGACATTTATGGTGCTTTGGATTGTGTGGAAACTATGCATTTTCTGttcaaatgttattttaatttattatgtttagaaaaaaattcaataataCATCCTGCTTCAAGATTCAAattaagaaatgtaaaattaATAACATCTTGAATTTTAGCTGAAGAACTCTAAGAGCATGTGTTTCTGCTGTAAAAATGTAGTTACTGTATGGCATCAAGCACTATGTTAAAAGACCCACTAACATTTGTTCTTGACCCTTGATTAGTGGACTGTATGTAACTGGGTAGGGGTAAACTACAGCTCTCTAAGATGTAGAGTGTAGTACAGCCATGCACTGGCATCTAGATTTATGCCTATTAAGTTCTGAGTGCACTCAAGTACTTTTAAACCAGGTGAATAAATTTAGCTTCCATGTTCTACTtcagctaaaacagctacatccAACCTAGTACACTTGAAGCCAGACATTTCAGTTGCTTACCTCCAGTACTGAGCCTTGCATTGGGAAACTAAAAGATTTAGACCAAGTCACTGCCAGTTTTTGCCTTTGTTGCATTTTGtacagtttttatatttttgatatCTTGTAAATAAAGACAACCAGCTTTTCCAGGTTCATAATTTATTGTACAAACTGAGTTACCACATGTTGAGTTGAATTAGCTTCTTCAGTCATGGGGGTGGATGGGGAAACAATTTGTCATCctataaacaaacacaaacagGTGAGACATAAATATGTTCAACCGTGATTTTAAGACTTCAATTATTACCAATATAAAGATTTTGCATCCCCAGAACTGATTTAAATCAATCACATTCTCAAAAGTCAGCTGAACTTAAAAAAGTCTCAGCCTAGTACACTAACCTACCTTTAACAAAGGAGCTTCCAATTATTCCATATGATCCTAAAGGCAAATTACTAGAAACCTTTAGTACTTAAAATAACACTAAGCAGCAAAGTACTGTCAGGAATAGGCCAGAGACCATCACATTCTGGAACAGGTAGTTACCTAAGATGAACAGTTTTCAGATTTGAGAAAAACTCTAGAAAAACATTTTGTCTGTGAGGTAGCACTACTTTAAAGGAAGATTTGGATTTGGGGCTTTCCATGTAACCACCTGCCACTTCAACAGATTGATAGTCATTAACAACACACGTTCATAAGCAAAACAGGATCATggggattaaaagaaaaaaaatactataaagATTAGAAACCAGCAAACTTAAAAAACATAACATGACTCATATAGTTACTGTATTCAATTATTAAGATTACAGACACGGGCTGGTGCAATGATTcacctggctaatcctcagcctacaaatgccagcatcccacatgggcactgattcatgtcccagctgctccacttcccatttagctccctgcttatggcctgggaaagcagcagaggatgacgctgtacccatgtgggagatctggaagaggctcctggcttctgattggctcagctctggttgcagccatctgcagtaaaccagcagatgaaagttttttctcatgaaattcataaaatgatattaaaaaaataaatttaaaaagcctttctgtaaatctgcctttccaataaaaataatttttaaaaattagatacaaTCAGTTAACAGGAATGAACTTCTTACCACTTATGTTGCTTTCACAGCTGGAGTTTTTTTAGACCTTAACTTGAAGTACATAACCAGCAAAGCAATGCCTCCATAGGTGGCAAGTACACACTGAAAGAAAAGTGAATGACGAGAGTTGTCACACCTATATTCATCTAACATGTAACTACCTAAAAGTATGAATACTTACATTCATTCTGCCTGTGAGCGTGTAAGAATTGAAATACTTTTTAATTCCAGTGAACTGGAATTGGGCATCAGTTTCTGGACCTGCCATGATttcaatcttaagaaaaaaagaaaaaaaattggttagggagaacttttcaaaaattttaacagCTCAGTCAGTGCAGCTAAATATTGTCAATTTTTATCTCTAGGTCACCTAACAAAGCAGTAGCATAGATGGTGGGAAAAGCCCTGCTTATGACAGAAGCTTTCAAAAGTAAAACTTTGTCAGCTGCTATCTTTACCAACATTCCAGGATCAATATGTCAACTCATTTCAAGTAGGAGTACCATATAGTAAACACTAAGCTCACCTTCTGCTCCGCCAAGCTGGGAAAACATTTTCATTCCTGACTCTACAAGATTAGTTGAAACCCAGAGGTTGGGGCTGCATTGGGGTCAGGCCTATACCTGTGGTCCCAACATCCGATAAGGCCATTGGTTTGGGCCCTGgatgctctgatccagctccctactgatgcgcctgagaaagcagcagatgacccaggtccttgggatcctgcaaccatgtgggagaccccaagactCCTGTTGACTGAcatagctctagccattgtggccatatggggagtgatccagcaagtaagtaaatgaaatttAACAAGATGTATCATTAACAGAAAATTGAAGGTTTTGGGCTGGAGCCATGGCACTGTCTAGAGTGCCAACATCctacataggtgccagtttgcaccccggctgctccacttctgatccaagttcctgctattgggcctgggaaagcagctggaaatggcccaagtgtttggtcccctgcgcccatgtggaaagaagcttctggctttactGAAGTGGCTTTGGCTGTTGGGCAGTTtgcggaatgaatcagtggatgtaagacctCTCTCAGTAAAATAAATCTCCTAAGGCGGAGCGGGGGAACCAACCCACATAACCCCTACTATTGTACCTTTTACACTTGACACATAAGGCTTCCAGAGCAGAAGGGTTGATAAGGGGTCATTTAGTAAATTGTGGTGGTGAGGAAGATGGAATCCTTATCACACCAAAACAAGATCTAAAGGCAAATGGTGAAAGTAAAAGTCCCTGAAGAACATACTGGCAAATATTTTTATCATCTCACAAATAatttgccaaaaacaaaaacaaaaaaaagctaaaCTAAAGGACAATTTCATAAcaggcaaagaaatagaaaaaaacagggcccagcggtgtggcctagtggctaaagtccttgccttgagcgcgcccggcagctccacttcccatccagctccctgcttgtggcctgggaaagcagtcgaggacggcccaaagctttgggaccctgcatgggagacctggaagaggttccaggttcccggctctggattggcgcagcaccggccgttgtggtcacttatggagtgaatcatcagacggaagatcttcctctctgtctctcctgctctttatacatctgattttgtaataaaaataaataatctttaaaaacaaaacaaaatctcaagGAATTAACCTTTATGAAAACATTACAAGGTGGAAACACATCATACTGCTCAAGGATGACCAATGAAATACTGTTATGAAagcaaaaaaccccaaaaaaactATGGTACGAAATAcaaagtacagggcccggcggcgtggcctagcggctaaagtcctcgccttgaaagccccgggatcccatatgggcgccggttctaatcccggcagctccacttcccatccagctccctgcttgtggcctgggaaagcagtcgaggacggcccaatgctttgggacactgcacccgtgtgggagacccggaggaggttccaggttcccggcatcggatcggcgcgcatcggcccgttgcggctcacttggggagtgaatcatgggacggaagatcttcctctctgtctctcctcctctgtgtatatctggctgtaataaaacgaataaatcttaaaaaaaaaaaaaaagaaatacaaagtacATACATGTTTGTATACTGACATGGAAAGAGCCCCCCAAGCGATGTTAAATATGTAAGAATCCTATCTTTAGATATTATGGGATCTACCAATGGTTCAAGGTTGGGTCCTTTGACTAACGGCATCAGAATCACCAAAAACCAGGTGGCAATGCAGCGTCTCAGGTGCTTCCCAAGCCTACTGAACAAAAACCTCTAGGACCCAGCaatgtattttaataaaatctCTAAATGTTGACACACATCAAAATTTGGGAAACAATTCAGTactggaaagaaacaaaagagacatttaaaaattatataggaagaaaaagaaaaaaatatacagcAAATTTTTACAAAGGGTCCCATCCATAAGCACCTGTGAATCTTATAGTCTTCTAATAACAAATGGCAAACACTGATTGAAAAGGCCACTAGAGCAACAGGTGAAACTGCATGATCCCGAACCTATCTACCACAACGGACGCAACACTGAGTCCTCTGGCAACACAGATGGGCTGGCTGAGATTGGTGGGCAGTGGCAAGGACTCAGCTGGCTCTTGATGAAATGGAAGGCGAGTGAGCAGGCAGAGCTGTTGCTGTGGAAACCAGTGCTTCCCTTTTACCATTCAAGAGCCTTCAGAGGCATTCATGTGAAAAGAACTGGCAAGGAAAATTCAAGACAAGTGACCTTAATTTTGAACACGATTTCTTAGACCAAGAAAGGAAATCCATCTTTCTTAGGCCTCTTCAGCAGTCAAGCCCAAGTTATGAAAATTCCATCAGGGTCTGGTGCgaaagcttagtggctaaatccttgctttcaagcaccaggatcctacaaAGGTGCCaattcctgtccctgctgctccactttccatccagctccctgtttgtttcctgggaaagcagtcaaggacagcccaaagccttggaaccctgcacccacatgagacctggaagaggttcctggctcctggctccggatcggcacagcaccagccgttgcagttgcttggggagtgaatcattggacggaagatcttcctctctgtttctcctcttctctatatatctaattttgtaataaaaataaataaatctttaaaaaaaaaagatgcacagagacagagaggaagatctgtccaacgATTTATTCCCCAAGGAccgcaaggccagagctgaaccagtccaaaccCAGAGAgcctgtagcttcttccaggtctcccatacgggtacagggtcccaaatccttgggccatcctcgactgctttctcaggccacaagcagggagctggatgggaagtggagctgccaggataagaaccggcacccatatgggattctggcacgttcaaggcgaggactttagccgctaggccacgccgccgggcccatctctcttctctgtatatctgcctttctaataaaaataaatcttttttaaaaatccccattAAGTTAAAtctttttgttgtgatttttacataaatagtttcattttattaaaacttACTAAAGGAATGCTCCCTTCATTTCATGATTATTTTGTGGAATCTTAGGCTATGAAGTACGCTTCTGCGAGAAAGTCTAACAATACAGGGCTTCACTTTGTACAAATCATAAAATGCCAGTGTCCTGCACCTAGCCCACCTCTTTAAAAGATTCAGTGTCGAAGTCAAACTAACTCTCGCTCTACATCCTTTTTTTTCCATCCATACATATACCTTCTTTatagaaaaagcaacagaaagctTTGATCTGTTgatacactcctcaaatggctgcaatggtcaaggggctggaagccaggagcctggaactcgatCCAAGCCTCCCACCTGAGTGgtaaaggcccaagcacttaggttatcctctgctgccttccaggagcatCAGGGAACAAgtgtggaagcagagcatccaggatgcTAGCTGGCTGTCCAATGTGGGATGAGGGAGTCACAAGCAGTGTGTTATCTGCCTGGACTCAGCAAAggtctcaaataaaacaaaatgaatgtgCCTTACATTTCTAATGTACACAAAAAGACGCAGGCTGATGCTGGAGACAGTCCCCAGAAAACTAATTCTGACAGCATGAAAGGGTGTGTATAGGAACCCAGACTGGGTCTAGGTCCTTGGGGCTGCGATGGCAGGCAGTCGGAACGGCGCCAGTGACAGAAACAATGGGCTGTAGTTTGAAATCCTGTTGGTCTGTAACCTTGGGCAAACTGCAGGCTACCTGACGGTAAAGATCAGGAATCCTCACGTGTAGAACTGACATCCCCGAGTcacacaaaattcagaaatccataTTCATGAAGGACAACAAGGCCCATTCCTGGGATTTAATGTTAAACGGCGAAGAGGGCCTTCACTTCTGTGTCTGACGACCCTGACAACCACGATGGCATGCTCGTGCCCCCTGCCATGCCCCTCTCCACTGTGCACTGGCTCCTTTCCTTGGAGGTGCACCGGGACCAGGCGCCCTTGCTACTTGCTCCCCAGTGCTCCTCTTCTGTCCTGTTGGGTCACCCCCACAGGGAGCCGCCCCCCTCTAGGCACCTGCTAGGCAAGGATCCCCCTGCCTCCAGCAGATGCTCGCCGCCCCTGGTGTGTCTCGCTCCGGCAGGGGATGCGACGCGGTCAAGGAGGCTCGGCTCCCTAAGCACCGCTCCATGAAAAAACGAAACTAACTTCGGGACACACAGAAAAGAGGTTCTTGAGGCCACTTTATGGGTCACAGTCCTAGGCAGGTGACCTTGGGAAACCTTTTCGCAGCCAGCCTCCTTCTCCACTAGAAAGGGCAATCTAACGGTCTTCGGAAACGGGGAGACCTTGAGGAGCGTCTGTCCCCTCGTCACTCTCTCCCTCGCCCCGAAGTTTCCCCTATAACACCCGAACCTCATCTTCCCCAGCCCCGTTCCATTTCCCCGCTCCCCCACCCGTCGTCGTCGCCATCCCCACTCCCAATAAAAAAGACACTTGCAGGTTCCACGCAAGGCCAAGAGGAGGTGCGAGGTGCGACCCAGAAGTTCCCTCACCCACCTTTTCAAAGCCGCCAAGCCCGAAGCCCACGTCCTTCAGCGAGCACCGAGAGCGCACTGGGCCCGGCCGGAAGAACCCTCCTCCTCCGCCTCAGAGATTGATTGGCAACGGCTTCGGATCCCGCCCTTCCGCTTCCTGTCCGCGTCTCGCCTGCTGGGCGCCGCTTGGTGACGGAAGCGGCACGCAGAACCCTCGCATGCCTAGCAGTGGGTGAGTGTCCTACTCCTCGTGGGTGATCACAGCCGCGCCGGTCGGAGCTGAAAGTGCTGCTGCCGGGCGGGTGAGGTGAATGAGGGCTGGGAACGGGAGGGGAGGAAACCTCTGTCCCATCGCTGAGTGCCCCGCGTCTCCGTCTAGCACTGGCGGTGTGGGATGGGTGATTGGGCTACCTGAGCCTCACGCCGAAGCTGTTTTCTGATTAAGGCGCCCCTGAAAACCCCGGGCTCGATCCTCAGGAATTAACCCAAGTTCCTTGTCTCATTCTGCCTCACTGTTTGGAACCTCGGTTTTCTCTCTTGTGAAAGGAAGTTATGAGTCGAGTTCGCAGCGGGCTGGAGCTCTTGCACAGGTTGTTTCTACAAATCTTACACCCGTTCCAAATCCTCTTACCGTTGCAGGTCCTTCTGCATTCTTATTGTCAAAACGAAGCTTTCCCATGTGGTATTCTCCCGATATCCGTGCCTGGTTCTCAGGGTTTGTCTGCTGTGTTGTATTTGAGcccttctgcctttttttttttttttttttttttttttgccttggggGTCTGTGTCCATTTCAACCTGCAGTgagcaaatacatacatatattttttgttgttactaTGTTGATACTTCCTCTGCTGACAGAACAAATTAACTTTTTTGTATCTAATTCCAGATAATTTAAAAAAGCCACCCTGGTCATTTAAAGTTAGCTACAGTTGAACATTAATCAAAGAAAAGTAGCAGCAAGCTTTTGAGTGAATGCTTGTTACATGAACTGTGGGTGCTTAGTGAAATAGTaggctttctctgtttctgtgcctttgcTTGCATTCcttctgacttttccctgattccACGGCATtgcagcattccatacaggtgtcagttccactgtgttccagtcccagctgttccactttcaatgcggctcccaaatggctggagccagaagcaggagcttcctacagatctcccacttaggtgatagggggctcaaacactctgtccatctctcctgccttcctgggcatgttcccaccaagctgggtcagaggtggagccgccaggacttgagctggtgcctagatgggatgccagcattgcaagaggCAGCTCTGACAATGTTGATGCTTTGTTGGAAGTTTATAATCCAATCTGTATTCAAAAGAATTGCTTCATTTGCTTAAGATGAAGGTTAGAGGGAGAGGTcatcatcctctggtttactccgcaaatgcCTTCAGAAGCCACGGTTGAGCCAAACTGAGTGGAGGAACTAGGAATTTCATGTGGGCTTTGTGTGTGGTTGACAGGGAAGCTGCcctcattatcaggaagctgaactggaagtggaataactgggacttgaattgacacTCTTAATATGTTAGTTCCAAGCAGTGGAtaaatgtgctgtgccacaacacttgctCCTCCAGTTGATATTTTATATTGCAAAAAAGTTTGTGTGTTCTTTGAAGGTGGGAAGTCCTATATTGGTTTGTGTGTCTGACTTCATAGCTGTGCAGTGTGTATTTACAGCCTTAAATCTATAAGACAACTATTCCTGGCAGGTGGTATCTGGTTTTGAAGCACAAACTGTTAAAAAATGAAGCATCCCATGCCTGACACACAGCTATCAAAGACATAGTCTTAAAAGCATTAATAAAATTTGCTATCAGGACTGTGACGCACCACTGTTCT
This window harbors:
- the ATP5MK gene encoding ATP synthase membrane subunit K, mitochondrial — translated: MAGPETDAQFQFTGIKKYFNSYTLTGRMNCVLATYGGIALLVMYFKLRSKKTPAVKAT